A window of Micromonospora eburnea genomic DNA:
GCAACGCACCACTGCGCTGGCTCGCGGAACGCATGATCATCCGATCCAGCAACCTGGCCACCAACATCGTCATCGACCACGTCGGACTGCCCGCGGTGGCCGAGGCGTGGACGCTCGCCGGGGCACGGCACAGCGTCACCGGCCGGGGCATCGAGGACTCCGCCGCCCGCGAGTCGGGCATCGACAACCTGGTCACCGCCGCCGACCTGGCCGCCCTGCTCGGCGAACTGGCCCTCGGCGCGCGGCGACCCGGCCCGCTGGCCTCCCCCGCCGGCTGCGCGTCCATGCTGGACGTGCTGTTCGCCCAGGAACACCGGGAGGACCTCGCCGCCGGGCTGCCCGAGGGGACCCGCATCGCGCACAAGAACGGCTGGATACGCGGCATCCGGCACGGCGCCGGCGTGGTCTTCCCGGCCGACGCCCCGCCGTACACGATCGTCGTCTGCACCACCACCGACCTGGCCGACGGCGGCCCGAGCGGCGAGGAGACCGACGACGCCTGCCGCCTGATCGCGGACATCTCCGCCCAGGTGTGGGCGGCCCGGCACGAGCTGGCCGACTGACCCGACGCGGGCCGCCGACGCACCGGCGGCCCGCTCACTCCAACAGGTTCGCGCGCAGCGCGGCGACCGTCGCGTCGTCCACCCCCAACCCGTCCCGCAGATACGCCCCGAACGAGCCGTGCACCCGCCGCACCTCGTCGTACGCGGCGTCCAGATATTGCGGCCGCACCTCCAGCAGCGGCCGCGCGACCGCCGGATCCAGGTCCGACCGGTGACGGGTCATCGCCGCGAGCAGCACCTCGCGCAGGCTCTCGGTCAACTCGTTGTGCCGCAGGTAGTCGGCCCGGATCACCGCCTCATCCACGCCGAGGGCGGTGAGCAGCACCACCGACAGCCAGCCCGTCCGGTCCTTGCCGGCCGAGCAGTGGAACAGCAGCGGCAGGTTCGCCCCGTCGGCCGCCAGCCGCACCGCCGCGCCGAACCCGGCCCGGGCCGACTCCCCGGTGACGAACCACCGGTAGATCGCGGCCATCGCCGCCGGCATCCCCTCCCGGGCCAGCTCGTCGTACGCGTCCAGGTCGTGACCGAGCAGCACCGCCGAGACGTACGTGAACACCGGGTGGGCCGCGTCGTACACCGGCAGGTGCACCACCCGCGGCTCCCCGACGAGCCGGTCCGGCGGCGCGACCACCTGCTCGGTGCCGTGCCGCAGGTCCACCACACAGGCCGGCGCCAGCTTGCCCAGCACCGGCAGGTCGTCGTCGGTGAGCCGGCCCAGCGCGGCGGTGCGGATCAGCCGGCCCGGGCGTACCCGCCGCCCGTCCGCGGCGGGCAGACCGCCCAGGTCACGGGCGTTCGGCGCGCCCACCAGTTCCCAGTCCCGTGCTGCCATCGGCCCTCCCCGGTCCTCGGCCACCTGTTTATAGAGTGCAGCACATGACCATCGCCGCGGTACGCACCCATCGGCTCTCCGCCCCCTTACACACCCCGTTCGTCACCGCCCTGCGCCGCACGACCACGGTGGACACCCTGGTCGTCGAGGTGGTCGACGCAGACGGACGGTCCGGGTTCGGCGAGGCCCCCCAGGTCTGGCAGGTCACCGGGGCGTCCATCGCCGGCGCCGAGGCGTGCGTACGGGACG
This region includes:
- a CDS encoding serine hydrolase, coding for MTWEDLDARLDRVPGTISVYVGRLGARPTWTRRADATHYAASTMKAAVLVALYRAAEAGRLDLDDPVPVRNGFDSALAGAPRFANDQDYDNDEAVWARVGGNAPLRWLAERMIIRSSNLATNIVIDHVGLPAVAEAWTLAGARHSVTGRGIEDSAARESGIDNLVTAADLAALLGELALGARRPGPLASPAGCASMLDVLFAQEHREDLAAGLPEGTRIAHKNGWIRGIRHGAGVVFPADAPPYTIVVCTTTDLADGGPSGEETDDACRLIADISAQVWAARHELAD
- a CDS encoding tyrosine-protein phosphatase, encoding MAARDWELVGAPNARDLGGLPAADGRRVRPGRLIRTAALGRLTDDDLPVLGKLAPACVVDLRHGTEQVVAPPDRLVGEPRVVHLPVYDAAHPVFTYVSAVLLGHDLDAYDELAREGMPAAMAAIYRWFVTGESARAGFGAAVRLAADGANLPLLFHCSAGKDRTGWLSVVLLTALGVDEAVIRADYLRHNELTESLREVLLAAMTRHRSDLDPAVARPLLEVRPQYLDAAYDEVRRVHGSFGAYLRDGLGVDDATVAALRANLLE